A part of Fimbriiglobus ruber genomic DNA contains:
- a CDS encoding DUF1501 domain-containing protein: protein MLRFLGSPKRLCNGVTRRDALWAGGLNLFGLTLADVLQNQSAQASAGRAPNAGPKHFGRAKSCILLFLYGSPSQIEFADQKPDAPVEIRGELGSIASSLPGCSVCELLPHTSKVMHHVTVARSLTHKYPIHGVAYATTGIPEIDAPMELNPHDGRHWPFVGSVVSYLERQKGRGAKPVPDNIALPWQFSSQRVGEVPRAGPYAAYLGSAYNPLYTQFRGTANRKITKTLNADTITFDEPYVGITPESTFSIGSNGPAADLTLDRLNGRKSLLEQFEDARRARPVSSTAHDQFREMAYSIVGTDKVRRALDVTTEPPARRDRYGMTLFGQGCLAARRLVEAGSRFVTVFWDEYGLAGSGWDTHWEHYPRMKNELMPGFDRGYAGLIEDLHERGMLDDTLVVVLSEHGRTPKISSARGGGRDHWAQAYTALFAGGGVARGRVVGKTDKIGGTVVDRPISPKDVLATVYHLLGYDLETTLTDRVGRPQSIIPGGQVIGDILA from the coding sequence ATGCTTCGCTTTCTCGGTTCGCCGAAGCGCCTGTGTAACGGAGTCACCCGCCGCGACGCCCTCTGGGCCGGGGGGCTGAACCTGTTCGGCCTCACACTGGCAGACGTTCTGCAAAATCAGAGCGCCCAGGCGTCCGCCGGTCGTGCGCCGAATGCCGGGCCGAAGCACTTCGGCCGCGCCAAGTCGTGCATTCTCCTGTTCTTGTACGGGTCGCCCAGCCAGATCGAGTTCGCCGACCAGAAGCCGGACGCGCCGGTCGAAATCCGCGGCGAACTCGGGTCGATCGCGTCGAGTCTGCCCGGGTGTTCCGTCTGCGAGCTGCTGCCGCACACGTCGAAGGTGATGCACCACGTCACCGTCGCCCGGTCGCTCACGCACAAGTACCCGATCCACGGCGTCGCCTACGCCACGACCGGGATTCCCGAGATCGACGCCCCGATGGAACTCAACCCGCACGACGGCCGGCACTGGCCGTTCGTCGGGTCGGTGGTGTCGTACCTGGAGCGGCAGAAGGGCCGGGGTGCGAAGCCGGTGCCGGACAACATCGCCCTCCCGTGGCAGTTCAGCAGCCAGCGCGTCGGCGAGGTGCCGCGGGCCGGTCCCTACGCCGCGTACCTCGGGTCGGCGTACAACCCCCTCTACACGCAGTTCCGCGGGACCGCGAACCGGAAGATCACCAAGACGCTGAACGCGGACACGATCACGTTCGACGAGCCCTACGTCGGCATCACGCCGGAATCGACGTTCAGCATCGGCTCCAACGGCCCGGCCGCCGACCTGACGCTCGACCGGCTGAACGGCCGCAAGTCGCTGCTCGAACAGTTCGAGGACGCCCGGCGCGCACGTCCGGTTTCAAGCACCGCGCACGACCAGTTCCGCGAGATGGCGTACTCGATCGTGGGTACGGACAAGGTCCGCCGGGCGCTGGACGTGACGACCGAGCCGCCGGCCCGCCGCGACCGCTACGGGATGACGCTGTTCGGCCAGGGCTGCCTGGCGGCCCGCCGGCTGGTCGAGGCCGGGTCGCGGTTCGTGACGGTCTTCTGGGACGAGTACGGGCTGGCCGGGTCCGGGTGGGACACGCACTGGGAACACTACCCGCGGATGAAGAACGAACTCATGCCCGGCTTCGACCGCGGGTACGCCGGCCTGATCGAAGATTTGCACGAACGGGGGATGCTCGACGACACGCTCGTCGTGGTTCTCAGCGAACACGGGCGGACGCCCAAGATCAGCAGCGCCCGCGGCGGCGGCCGCGACCACTGGGCCCAGGCGTACACGGCCCTGTTCGCCGGCGGCGGCGTGGCTCGCGGGCGGGTCGTCGGGAAGACCGACAAGATCGGCGGCACCGTGGTCGACCGGCCGATCTCGCCGAAGGACGTCCTCGCGACCGTCTACCACCTGCTCGGCTACGACCTCGAAACCACCCTCACCGACCGCGTCGGCCGACCCCAGTCGATCATCCCCGGCGGCCAGGTCATCGGCGATATTCTGGCGTAA
- a CDS encoding DUF1501 domain-containing protein, with amino-acid sequence MVDRPISPKDVLATVYHLLGYDLETTLTDRVGRPQSIVPGGQVIGDILA; translated from the coding sequence GTGGTCGATCGGCCGATCTCGCCGAAGGACGTGCTGGCGACCGTCTACCACCTGCTCGGGTACGACCTCGAAACTACCCTCACCGACCGCGTCGGCCGCCCGCAGTCGATCGTCCCGGGCGGCCAGGTCATCGGCGATATTCTGGCGTAA
- a CDS encoding sigma-70 family RNA polymerase sigma factor: MNRSLLTTVLRHTAGPATGVPDGELLRKFAVDRNEAAFAELVRRHGPMVWAACRHQLPNEADAEDAFQATFLALVQSPAAVRDEAAVGGWLHRVAVRAALKVRRVAARRRRREERAAGTEADRPVPDSTWDTLLAAVHEEVERLPAALRTAFVLCDLEGVRQPDAAARLGWKLGTLSGRLTRARQQLLDRLGRRGLAPAAAVGGLGLTTAAATAAVPRRLVTQILAFAGGPGGAPGAIAPAVLTLATEIIPMTWNRTKLIAAALLVAAGLVTSTGAVLMPTADAQSPASAQAVPATPAAPTPPVPPKPPVAVVDASSIRFTQAFAYASPQQGKWDYKFVAGGLPKDFVRLFTDLGNEGWEYCGSSEVPAKILADAAKAHPDKVDVRSSSPTTLIFKRPVQFTAVTVRTAPAGAPATYQAEVIEVRSAGPAGGNGLLPPKRDELVPKKVVGAAPALALRVTEDKPAGRFQIVAVKYALVQQLAATVSELYGDGKDGGKLQIVADPRTNSLILRGDAGTMKEAEELIKKLDVPDSDATPAPTPRSRPARP, from the coding sequence ATGAATCGATCGCTCCTGACGACCGTTCTTCGTCACACCGCCGGGCCGGCGACCGGGGTGCCGGACGGCGAGCTGCTCCGCAAGTTCGCCGTCGACCGGAACGAAGCCGCGTTCGCCGAACTCGTCCGCCGGCACGGACCGATGGTGTGGGCCGCCTGCCGCCACCAGTTGCCGAACGAAGCCGACGCCGAGGACGCATTCCAGGCCACGTTCCTGGCCCTCGTGCAGTCCCCCGCGGCCGTCCGCGACGAGGCGGCCGTGGGCGGGTGGCTGCACCGGGTCGCTGTCCGGGCCGCCCTCAAGGTGCGGCGCGTCGCGGCCCGACGGCGCCGCCGGGAGGAGCGGGCGGCCGGGACGGAAGCCGACCGGCCCGTGCCCGATTCCACCTGGGACACGCTGCTGGCCGCGGTCCACGAAGAAGTCGAGCGGCTGCCGGCCGCCCTCCGCACCGCGTTCGTGCTGTGCGACCTGGAAGGTGTCCGCCAGCCGGATGCCGCCGCGCGGCTCGGGTGGAAACTCGGCACCCTGTCCGGGCGGCTCACCCGGGCGCGGCAACAACTCCTCGACCGGCTGGGGCGGCGGGGGCTGGCCCCGGCGGCCGCCGTCGGCGGGCTCGGGCTCACGACCGCGGCCGCGACGGCGGCGGTCCCGCGAAGACTGGTCACGCAAATTCTGGCTTTCGCCGGCGGCCCCGGGGGCGCCCCGGGGGCGATCGCGCCGGCCGTTCTCACACTGGCTACGGAGATCATTCCGATGACGTGGAACCGAACCAAATTGATCGCGGCCGCCCTGCTGGTGGCCGCCGGGCTGGTCACCAGCACCGGGGCCGTCCTGATGCCGACGGCCGACGCACAGTCGCCGGCGTCCGCGCAGGCGGTTCCCGCGACGCCCGCCGCGCCCACGCCGCCCGTACCGCCGAAGCCGCCGGTCGCCGTGGTCGATGCCAGCTCGATACGGTTTACCCAAGCGTTCGCTTATGCCTCTCCGCAGCAGGGAAAATGGGATTACAAATTCGTCGCGGGCGGCTTGCCGAAGGACTTCGTTCGCCTGTTCACCGACCTGGGGAACGAAGGGTGGGAGTATTGCGGGAGTTCGGAGGTCCCGGCGAAGATCCTGGCCGACGCGGCAAAGGCTCACCCGGACAAGGTCGACGTGCGGTCGAGTTCACCGACCACACTGATTTTCAAACGTCCAGTCCAATTCACGGCCGTCACGGTCAGGACTGCCCCCGCCGGAGCGCCGGCAACCTATCAGGCGGAGGTTATTGAAGTGAGGTCGGCCGGCCCCGCTGGCGGCAACGGTTTGCTGCCGCCCAAGCGGGACGAGCTCGTGCCCAAGAAGGTTGTGGGCGCCGCGCCGGCGCTGGCGCTGCGGGTGACGGAGGATAAGCCGGCGGGCCGGTTCCAGATCGTGGCCGTGAAGTACGCCCTGGTTCAGCAATTAGCCGCGACGGTGTCGGAGTTGTACGGCGACGGAAAAGACGGAGGGAAACTCCAAATCGTGGCGGACCCGCGCACGAACTCCCTCATCCTTCGCGGTGACGCCGGAACGATGAAAGAGGCGGAAGAACTGATCAAAAAGCTCGACGTCCCGGATTCGGACGCCACTCCGGCGCCAACCCCGAGGTCGCGTCCAGCGCGGCCGTAA
- a CDS encoding mismatch-specific DNA-glycosylase — MPEGKSPTPWKPTRAEILAAHDKLVPDLVAENLIVLFAGINPGLYTAAIGRHFGRPGNRFWPALHDGGFTPRLFSPFEESLLLDLHFGITNIVERATARADELTDDELRTGGRRLEAKVERWRPTVVAFVGIGPYRVVSGIKDARVGLQKAPFGGSHAWVLPNPSGLNAHYQPAALAQLFGDLRLWAISQHRRRRN; from the coding sequence ATCCCCGAGGGCAAAAGTCCCACCCCGTGGAAACCCACCAGAGCCGAGATCCTTGCCGCGCACGACAAGCTCGTCCCGGACCTCGTCGCCGAAAACCTCATCGTCCTCTTCGCCGGCATCAATCCCGGCCTCTACACCGCTGCCATCGGCCGCCATTTCGGCCGCCCCGGCAACCGCTTCTGGCCCGCCCTCCACGACGGCGGGTTCACGCCGCGCCTCTTCTCACCCTTTGAAGAATCCCTCCTTCTCGACCTCCATTTCGGGATTACCAACATCGTCGAACGCGCGACCGCCCGCGCCGATGAACTCACCGACGACGAACTTCGCACCGGCGGCCGACGCCTCGAAGCCAAAGTCGAACGCTGGCGCCCCACCGTCGTTGCCTTCGTCGGCATCGGTCCCTACCGCGTCGTCTCGGGCATCAAAGACGCTCGCGTCGGCCTCCAAAAAGCCCCCTTCGGCGGCAGCCACGCCTGGGTTCTCCCCAACCCCAGCGGCCTCAACGCCCACTACCAGCCCGCCGCCCTCGCGCAACTCTTCGGAGACCTCCGCCTCTGGGCCATTTCCCAGCACAGGCGCCGGCGAAATTGA